The genomic interval CACGTTCACGTTGTCGTCCTCGGTCAACGCCGGCATAGTCCTACAGTTCCCTCCGCCGTCATGGTCGTAATACCAGGCGGCACTCGTGTTCGTCCGGTTCTCCCACGAGTCCATGTGATCGTTTGCGGAGGCACTCACATTCTGAATACCTCCACCCGGACCACGCGACCCGAGGAATCCGACCCAACTGTTGCCATCATAGATGCATACAAGGTTGGATCCGCAGAAGGCCGGGTTCCCGG from Plantactinospora sp. BC1 carries:
- a CDS encoding peptidase inhibitor family I36 protein, with the protein product MGVKKLLIISAVIAAGGFAFPAAASAGNPAFCGSNLVCIYDGNSWVGFLGSRGPGGGIQNVSASANDHMDSWENRTNTSAAWYYDHDGGGNCRTMPALTEDDNVNVFNSDELSSWRTDRGC